One window from the genome of Saimiri boliviensis isolate mSaiBol1 chromosome 2, mSaiBol1.pri, whole genome shotgun sequence encodes:
- the CDKN2A gene encoding cyclin-dependent kinase inhibitor 2A isoform X3: protein MMMGSARVAELLLLHGAEPNCADPATLTRPVHDAAREGFLDTLVVLHRAGARLDVRDAWGRLPVDLAEERGHCDVAGYLRAAAGGTTGSSPARADAAEGPSDVPD from the exons ATGATGATGGGCAGTGCCCGCGTGGCAGAGCTGCTGCTGCTCCACGGCGCGGAGCCCAACTGCGCGGACCCCGCCACTCTCACCCGACCGGTTCACGACGCTGCCCGGGAGGGCTTCCTGGACACGCTGGTGGTGCTGCACCGGGCCGGGGCGCGGCTGGACGTGCGCGATGCCTGGGGCCGTCTGCCCGTGGACCTGGCTGAGGAGCGGGGTCACTGCGACGTTGCAGGGTACCTGCGCGCGGCTGCGGGGGGTACCACAGGCAGTAGCCCTGCCCGCGCAGATGCCGCGGAAGGTCCCTCAG ACGTCCCCGATTGA
- the CDKN2A gene encoding cyclin-dependent kinase inhibitor 2A isoform X1, which produces MEPSADWLTTAAARGRVEEVRALLEAGAPPNAPNSYGRRPIQVMMMGSARVAELLLLHGAEPNCADPATLTRPVHDAAREGFLDTLVVLHRAGARLDVRDAWGRLPVDLAEERGHCDVAGYLRAAAGGTTGSSPARADAAEGPSDVPD; this is translated from the exons ATGGAGCCTTCCGCGGACTGGCTGACCACGGCCGCGGCCCGGGGTCGGGTGGAGGAGGTGCGGGCGCTGCTCGAGGCGGGGGCGCCGCCCAACGCACCGAATAGTTACGGTCGGAGGCCGATCCAG GTCATGATGATGGGCAGTGCCCGCGTGGCAGAGCTGCTGCTGCTCCACGGCGCGGAGCCCAACTGCGCGGACCCCGCCACTCTCACCCGACCGGTTCACGACGCTGCCCGGGAGGGCTTCCTGGACACGCTGGTGGTGCTGCACCGGGCCGGGGCGCGGCTGGACGTGCGCGATGCCTGGGGCCGTCTGCCCGTGGACCTGGCTGAGGAGCGGGGTCACTGCGACGTTGCAGGGTACCTGCGCGCGGCTGCGGGGGGTACCACAGGCAGTAGCCCTGCCCGCGCAGATGCCGCGGAAGGTCCCTCAG ACGTCCCCGATTGA
- the CDKN2A gene encoding cyclin-dependent kinase inhibitor 2A isoform X2, translating to MDRRTVKGNWKLEAKVMMMGSARVAELLLLHGAEPNCADPATLTRPVHDAAREGFLDTLVVLHRAGARLDVRDAWGRLPVDLAEERGHCDVAGYLRAAAGGTTGSSPARADAAEGPSDVPD from the exons ATGGATAGGCGAACTGTAAAAGGAAATTGGAAATTGGAAGCAAAG GTCATGATGATGGGCAGTGCCCGCGTGGCAGAGCTGCTGCTGCTCCACGGCGCGGAGCCCAACTGCGCGGACCCCGCCACTCTCACCCGACCGGTTCACGACGCTGCCCGGGAGGGCTTCCTGGACACGCTGGTGGTGCTGCACCGGGCCGGGGCGCGGCTGGACGTGCGCGATGCCTGGGGCCGTCTGCCCGTGGACCTGGCTGAGGAGCGGGGTCACTGCGACGTTGCAGGGTACCTGCGCGCGGCTGCGGGGGGTACCACAGGCAGTAGCCCTGCCCGCGCAGATGCCGCGGAAGGTCCCTCAG ACGTCCCCGATTGA